The DNA window TTTGCAGCTGCTCTTCTATTTCGCTGAGGGATTGCTGTAAAGAGAGAAAGTTTTCGCTGGCTCTGAGCTCAGGATAAGCTTCTCCGAGCGCAAATATGCGCCCCAGCGTGCCAGCATAGCTACGCTCGTTATCCGCTATCTGACGAGTATTGCCCACCAGTTCGCCACGCTGGCGGGATATCTCTTCCAGCAGTTCCTTTTCATGCTGCGCATAGCGTTTCACCAGGCTTAGCAGATTAGGTGCGAGGTCGTGACGACGTTTGAGCTGTACGGCAATGCCGCTCCAGGCCTCATCTTTGAAACGCCGCAGGGAGATAAAGCGGTTATAGGTCATGACGACCCAGACGAGTACCACAACGATAATGGCCAGACCGATATACATTTCCATATGTTAAATCCATAAAATAGCAGGCAGCATTAATATTTTGCATGTACCTGCAATGACACCAAGGGTATCTATCCTGACACACTCGACCCTGTGGGGTAAATCGGGTTTAACTAACCGGGCATTTTTCGGTTAACCGGCCATGTATAAAGAAAAAACCGCCGGCCCTGCCCAAAGCCTGTTGGCATTATTGGGCAAGACCGGCGGTCTTAAGTCAGCGCGCTGAGTTATTCAGCTGGTGCAGGCATTTTACCTTCAGGCGCTTTACGTTCTGTCAGATGCTTCTCAAAATTGGCATTAAACTGTTTTTTCTGTTCCGGCGTCAGAATGTTGTAAATCTTGTTCTGGGTTTCCAGACGGGCCAGCGCCATCTCTTTGTGCTGGGCTTCCATCTTATCAATCTGCGCCTCCGCCTTTGCTTTATCGAAGGTGTCGCTGGCGACCAGTTCATGCATCGCGCGGCGTTCATCCAGAGACGGACGCTTCATATTTTCACGCTGGTCTTTCATGATGTCGCGAATTTGCGTTTTCTGCGCATCGGTCAGGTTCAGACCTTTGAACATCATTTCGTGTGGGCCGCCTTTGCCTTTATGGTGCATCATCGGCTTGCTGTCGGTTGGAGTGGCGGTAGCGTCTGCCGCATGAGCCAGGTTAGCCGCGCCCAGAGCCAGAGTAGAGGCAACAAAC is part of the Klebsiella huaxiensis genome and encodes:
- a CDS encoding LemA family protein; translated protein: MEMYIGLAIIVVVLVWVVMTYNRFISLRRFKDEAWSGIAVQLKRRHDLAPNLLSLVKRYAQHEKELLEEISRQRGELVGNTRQIADNERSYAGTLGRIFALGEAYPELRASENFLSLQQSLSEIEEQLQMARRYFNGTVRDFNILVESFPSLLLARLFNFKTEVFFELDSPEEAKSPRME
- the spy gene encoding ATP-independent periplasmic protein-refolding chaperone Spy, whose protein sequence is MKKITALFVASTLALGAANLAHAADATATPTDSKPMMHHKGKGGPHEMMFKGLNLTDAQKTQIRDIMKDQRENMKRPSLDERRAMHELVASDTFDKAKAEAQIDKMEAQHKEMALARLETQNKIYNILTPEQKKQFNANFEKHLTERKAPEGKMPAPAE